From a single Lolium rigidum isolate FL_2022 chromosome 7, APGP_CSIRO_Lrig_0.1, whole genome shotgun sequence genomic region:
- the LOC124674064 gene encoding 40S ribosomal protein S27, which translates to MVLQNDIDLLNPPAELEKLKHKKKRLVQSPNSFFMDVKCQGCFSITTVFSHSQTVVVCPGCQTVLCQPTGGKARLTEGCSFRRKGD; encoded by the exons ATG GTGCTCCAGAACGACATCGACCTCCTGAACCCGCCGGCGGAGCTTGAGAAGCTCAAGCACAAGAAGAAGCGCCTCGTCCAGTCCCCCAACTCATTCTTCATG GACGTGAAGTGCCAGGGGTGCTTCAGCAT CACTACGGTGTTCAGCCACTCCCAGACTGTCGTGGTTTGCCCAGGCTGTCAAACCGTGCTCTGCCAGCCAACAGGTGGGAAGGCCAGGCTAACTGAGGGATGCTCCTTCCGCCGCAAGGGCGACTAA